The following is a genomic window from Thermoplasmata archaeon.
GCAACGACCTCTCCACCTACGCGGTCGCCCCGAACGGGCAGCTCGCACTGGCCCAGGAGGTCGCCGCCAAGCCGGGGAACGGACCGACGGATCTGGCCGTCAGCGGGAACAGCAAGTTCCTGTACGTCCTGGATTCCGGGGACGGAGCGATTGCGGGCTTCATGGTGCACAGGGACGGAAGCCTGGCGGCACTGTCAACCGTGTCCGGGCTCCTGGCGAGCGACGTCGGACTGGCTGCGACGTGAGCGCGTTGGAGACCACCTGCCTGCGGCCTACGAGGGACCGCGGGCACCCTTTCCCTTTCCTTCGCACGGCATCTTCATGCGGAGCGCACGCTTCGCCGGCCGCTGATGAGCGCCGCGCTCAAGCAGCTCCTCTGGTACCTCATCGCGGGCACCCGGGGTGGCGTGAACCGAGCGCGGATCATCGAGACCCTCCACAGGAGGCCCCACAATGCCCACCAGCTCGGCGAAGCCCTCGGCCTGGACTACCGGACCGTCCGACACCACCTCGACCTCCTCGTGCGGAACGGCCTCCTCACGCGCCCGGCCGGGGACGCCTACGCGGCTCCGTACTTCCTCTCCGCGGTCCTCGAAGCGAACTACGCCGTCTTCGAGGACGTTCGCCGTCAGGTTTCGCAGGACGGACCACACGGCCGTGACGGGACGGGGTCGAGCGCTGATCAGAACCTCAAGCAGGAGTGAGATCCATGACTGACTCGCTGACGCTGGCCTTGACCGCGGTCGCCGCGCTGAACGTCGTCCTGGCGGCGGTCCTCGCCGTCCTCTATGCCCGGATCTACGCGCGGACGAAAGCCCCGTTCACCCTCGGGCTCATTTTGTTCGCGCTGGCGTTTCTCGCGCAGAACCTCCTCCTGGCGTACTCGTACGGCACGATGATGCCCCTGTTCGCCGCCGCCATCGTGCCCTACTTGTTCGCGATCGGGGTGTTCGAAGCCGCGGGACTGGTCGCGGTGCTCTGGACCGCCACCCGGTAGGGTGGGGAACGCCGACCCTTACCGATTCACGATCCGGACGATCCATCCGGCCGGGAGCGTGAGGATCCAGAGGATGATCCGGCCCGGGACTCCGGGCGTCCACGCCCAGGTCCAGAACAGAGGTAGCGCGCTCAGGACGAAGACGGCGGCCAAGGCGAATGTAGCATCCCGTCGGACGCGCATGTTCCGGACGACGTGCGGGGCCACGAGGTGCTTTTCCTCCTTCGAGAGGATGTGGAAGAAACCGCCGAGGACTCCATTCATGACGGCCAGGTCGAGCGCGTACAACACGGAGTCCGGCTCGGTGACCACCGCGGGCGCGTAGACGAGGACATAGAGGAGGTAGGGCTCGAGGGCCACGACAAAGAGAAGGACGAGGTTCGCGATGATCAGGCCGCGTGTCTCCACAGGGAGGACGGCCATGACGGTCGAGTAGTTGTACCACACCGTCACCAGGATCAGGAAGCTGAAGCCGAACACGAGGAGGCCGAGGTACAGGTGATTCGTATCCGCGACGGGCTGGTTGATCAGGACGAGGGCGCCCAGGGACAGGGCGAGGCCGAAGACCATGTCCGACAACGTCTGGACGCGCGGCCGGGCCGCTGCTTGCGGGGCGGCCGCGGTCGTCCTCGGTGCGTCGGTGGCCGGGATCGTGGCTCGGGGAGCGGGCTGCGCGTGCTAAAGCCTTTTCGAAGCTCTCCAGCCCGCAACGCAGATACCCGGGATGCCGGACCCGCCAGGCAAGTTACGTAGGGAAGAACCACGTCCAAACCCTTAAGCTCGCCTCGCTGGCTGCATGCCACCAGAGGCGCGAGCGTGCCCCTTTTCAGGTCGGCATCGGAGGTCTTTGATCAGGCGAACGACTTCCTCCTCCGGGGCGACTTCGGGAGCGCGCTGAACAAGTACAACGACGCGTTGCGGAAGTTCCAGAAGACCGGCGACGTGAACGGCGCCACCCTGGCCGCCGCGTATGCCTCGGTCATGGGTCTCGCTCAGCGCTCCTCGGACCCGGGGGCCTACCGTGCTGCGGCCCAGGCCCTCCGCGCGGTCGGAGACACGCCGGTCAAGCTCGGCCTCCGCGAGTCCACGGGGAATGCCCTCGCCCACGAGGCGGACATCCTCGCGAGCGCGGCGGAGTGGACGACCCTCCAGCCCACCTCGACGGCCCAGTACCAGCAGAAGGCCGAGGCCCTGCGGCAGGTCGCCACGGCGATCCGCACGGACATCGGGAGCAACGTGCTCGTCCTCCCGGAGCTCTTCCGACAGGGCTCCGTGACCGGCGAAAGCCGCGCCCTCGCCCTCGCGGCCATGTCCGAGGAGGCCCTCGCGGAATCCCTCCTCGCCTCGGACCCGAAGGCGGCCGCGGAGCACTACCAGACCGCGCGACTCTGGTGGTCCCAGGCCGGCGACGCGGCCCAGGCGGACGCCGCGGCGGCCCACGTGGCCCAGTACGGCAAGAGCGCCAAGTGCTGGTTCTGCGGGCGCGAGGTGAGCGGCGAGAACATCCACTTCGTCCCCATGCCCAGCGACCTCACGGACCTGGTCAAGGCCGCGGACAAGGACAGCCCCCTGCCCTCGTTCGATCCCGCGACGGGCAACGTGTACGCCTGCAAGGGCTGCCACGGCGCCGTCTTCCACCTCGCGGACCGCCTCGCGGTCCAGCGCACGGCCGAGCTCGAGGCCAAGGTCCAGCCCCAGATCGACGAGCTCAAGAAGCAGATCCAGGCGGTCAAGGGCCGCATCAACATGATCTGAGGTGAGACCCATGGCGACTTCCGTGTCCGATGCCCCGTCGCCCCTGTCCATCGTCGCCCTGCGATGCCGCGCGTGCACCGCGCCCCTCCCTGCGGCCGGCGCGGAGGACATCATCAAGTGCCCGAGCTGCGGCACGAGCCAGCGTGTGGTCGACGCCCGCGCGTTCCTGGACCAGATCATGCTCCAGGTGAACGCCTGGGTCCAGCAGGCGATCCCGCTGGGCATGCAGGCGTACACGTCGGGCACCGTGGACCCCGTCGCGCGGTACACGGTCTTCATGAACTACGTGAAGCCGCGCCTGACCACGGAGTACCAGGAGTACAAGTTCAATTTCCTCAACCTCCTCTCCCACCCTCTCGGCGTCCTTCCCTTCATGGTCGAGAAGGGCCTGCCGGCGCCCAACACGCCCGCGAACGCGTTCCTCTTCCAGGCCAAGGTCTCCTCGGTCGCCCCGCTCGCCATGGACGACGCGGGCAAGGCGTCCATCGCGGAGACGGGCGGCCTGGCGACGGCGTACGCGTACCTACTGAACAACGCCGCCCTGGCCGCGGACCTCAAGCCCGAGCGGTACTACCTGATGAGCAAGAACTTCACCGCGGCCGCGGGCGCCCTGAAAGGCGTCCCCAAGTACGCGGCCCTCGCCGACCGCCTCCAGGCCCTCGCGGACCTGAACGCCGGCCTCGACGCCGCGACGAACATGAAGCTTCTCGATGCGCCCGCGCCGCTGGACAAGGCGCGCGCAGGCCTGGAATCGGCCCGAGCCAAGATCGCCAAGGACTTCGACCTCGCGATCATGGCCCAGGCGGTCGACAAGGAGCTCGCCCTGGTCCGCGCCTCCGGCTCCATCGTCCGGAGCGCCTCCCTGGACACGACGGGCAACCCCGCCGCGGCGATGACCGCCATGGGGCGCCTCCTCACCCTGCTCGGTAGCCTCCGGGACGCCCCGTACCCCCAGTGGCGTCCGCGGTTCGCGGACCTCTCCCACTCCGAGGAGATCCTTCGGTACGTGGAGGACATCCGCCAGGCGCAGCGCGGCTCGCCGACGCTCAAGGTGGTCCCCGGCCGAGGCTCCGTCCTGTTCCCGTTCTGGGCCGTGGACATCCCGTACACGTTCCAGACGGGCGCCCTCTGGCGCGCGCAGGGCGTGGAGGTCACGGAGGCCATGCTCGTCGCCGCGACATTCCCGCTCGACGCGAACGCCTTCTCGGGGACCGACGTGTCTGCCGTGCTCACGGATGTCTTCATGGCCCGCGAGCGTAGCGGCTTCTTCAACGACGCGATGAAGCGCGCCTCCGGCAAGGAGACGAGCATCAGCGGTGGCGGCCCCGTGCGCGACGCCATCGCGAAGGCCGCGATGGCCCCGGCGGGGGCCGTCCAGGTGGTCCCGCCCCTGGTGAACGGCGCGGATGCGGCGGCCCTCGTGCAGGGCTACCTGCTCCGGGTGCGCCAAGTGGACCGGACGATCGACAAGCAGCTCCGGCTGAGTTCGCCGCGCGTCTCGCAGCTCGTGTATGCGTACGGCACGCCGACGGGCGTGCAGGCCAACGTGATGCCTTGGCTCGGCGGCCTCGCGCCACGGTCCGTGGGCGACATGGCCGCCGTGGCGGCGATCGCCCTCTAGGTCAGCCCAGGCCGATCTGCTTCATCACGCCGACGAGGTCGTAGAAGAGTCGCTCCTCCGTGATCTCCCCCTTCTCGTTCCACGTGGCCACCGTGCAGAACTCCACCTTGAAGCCTTGGTTGGTCGGCGGGATCGTCTTGTCGCCCATCTTCATGGCTCCCTTCATGGTGCCCGTGAACTCTGCAACGGAGCACGTGTGGTCGCCTTCCGCGAAGAAGATCTTGTACGGGCGGTTGATTAGGTGGTTGTCTGGGAACGTCCTGAAGAACTCAACCGCTTCCAGGTCGTGGTTGTGCCGTCCCCGGGTCGGCGGGCCGCCGCCGGGCCAGTAGACGGCGACGTCTTCCGTGTGGCGCTTCCGGAAGGTTTCCCAGAGAGGACTCTTCGGTCCCGCGTTCCAAGCATCGTCCAAGGTCTGCATACGCTCCTTGAGCTGTTCCGGCTTCATGCCTTCACCCGGTCCACCTATCCCGGAAATCGCGGAAGTACCTTGGGAATTGGTACACAGGGCGGACGGCGACGAACCCGACCCGAGGCTTACGCCGCGGTCACGGAGAGCACGTCGAGATAGTACGTCGAACCGCTGGGCGGGCAGCTCGTGAGGTACGCCGTGACCGAGTACGGCGTGGAGGCCCCCGCGGCCGCGTGGTACGTGCCGCTCGTCACCTGGGCGTTGTTCAGATAGAACCCGATCGACGCCGCGGCGTTCACGGAGCCGCTGTTCACCAGGGTGAACAGGAAGGTCTCCGTGGGCGTCCCCGAGTACGGGCACGAATGGCTCGCGGAGGTGTTCGTGACTTTGACGCTCGGCTGGTTCGAGGACGACCCTGCGGGGTTGAGCAGGGAGTCGAGCGCGCCCGAGAAGATCAGGATGGCCACGACGAACACGAGGACGAAGACGACGACCGCGACCTTCGGTGGCCCCTTCCTGGGCGTCGGCTGGGATGCGGGCGGGGCGCCCGCGGGGGACGGGGCAAAGGTCAGCCCGCTGGTCGGGGAATAGGTCTGCTGGTACGGCGAAGGCGGCAACGGGGACGCCGGCAGGGGCGACGATCCACCGGAAGGCTGCATGGTTTCCCTCAGACTCCTGGTCTCGATGTCCAGGTCAGTCTGGTTCGTCCCTGCCCTTCAACCTATTCCCCCGAGTTCACCGTTTGAGAGATTAGGCTGTCATCGCGAGTCACGGGTCCCGACGCGCATCGTTCCCGCGAAGCCCTGATCCGAGGCGCGCCTTCAAATACGGAAGTTGGCTAGCTTTCTTCCTCGGGAGGCGCAAATCCATGGTGCACGTTCGGGATGAAGGCGCGACGTTCGACGCTCCGGTCGATGTGGTCTGGGAGTACCTGAATTCGGGTCCAACGCATGGCGCGGCCCACAAGATGATCCGCAACCGCACCACGCAACCTGCGGGCGAGAACGCGATGATCGCGACCATGGAGCGGAACTGGAACGGGGAGTGGGTCAAGGTCGTGAGCCGCATGACGCGCCTGCCGCCGCTGGGCTTGGTCCAGGAGTTCCTCGAGGGGCCTTTCGCGGGCT
Proteins encoded in this region:
- a CDS encoding winged helix-turn-helix domain-containing protein; its protein translation is MSAALKQLLWYLIAGTRGGVNRARIIETLHRRPHNAHQLGEALGLDYRTVRHHLDLLVRNGLLTRPAGDAYAAPYFLSAVLEANYAVFEDVRRQVSQDGPHGRDGTGSSADQNLKQE
- a CDS encoding TMEM175 family protein, with protein sequence MSDMVFGLALSLGALVLINQPVADTNHLYLGLLVFGFSFLILVTVWYNYSTVMAVLPVETRGLIIANLVLLFVVALEPYLLYVLVYAPAVVTEPDSVLYALDLAVMNGVLGGFFHILSKEEKHLVAPHVVRNMRVRRDATFALAAVFVLSALPLFWTWAWTPGVPGRIILWILTLPAGWIVRIVNR
- a CDS encoding ester cyclase produces the protein MKPEQLKERMQTLDDAWNAGPKSPLWETFRKRHTEDVAVYWPGGGPPTRGRHNHDLEAVEFFRTFPDNHLINRPYKIFFAEGDHTCSVAEFTGTMKGAMKMGDKTIPPTNQGFKVEFCTVATWNEKGEITEERLFYDLVGVMKQIGLG